One Falsihalocynthiibacter arcticus DNA segment encodes these proteins:
- a CDS encoding reverse transcriptase domain-containing protein yields MIFGSDDRKVNILEEYPTLCQVLEVSQEEGNCDCEVSYNSFIIKSRRSKKYRTIDAPCPHLKSIQRALLDRLLASVPPHDAAAAFVRGKSIAMNAQRHHGASHLFTTDIRSFFPSVKDSHVREMLRIHFPHFSQVFCEEIISLVTNGGQLPQGAPSSPHIANLVMSKFDERCQEASDNLKTVYTRYADDISISSNDAASLRRMERVVRIGLDALDMEIHSEKTRHLGPQQTKLVTGLDIGGSRIRPTRAFRRKTSALVRMSVKYPGKMNRHRDTIRGYLAFWYDIDPIDPQLPSLLNQMALHRWEVRLRAAQETNQRLLPIQPNPLQGRTQTNGYTKVRSNIVSLFKKLRD; encoded by the coding sequence ATGATATTTGGTTCAGATGACCGTAAGGTCAATATCCTCGAAGAGTACCCCACTCTCTGTCAAGTTTTAGAAGTATCTCAGGAAGAAGGAAATTGCGATTGTGAGGTAAGCTATAATAGCTTTATTATTAAATCACGCCGATCAAAAAAGTATCGAACAATCGACGCACCTTGCCCACACCTCAAATCGATACAACGAGCACTTCTTGACAGACTCCTGGCCTCTGTGCCACCTCATGACGCGGCTGCGGCTTTCGTTCGCGGAAAATCAATCGCGATGAACGCCCAACGGCATCATGGAGCATCACATCTTTTCACGACAGATATTCGATCGTTCTTCCCTTCTGTTAAAGATTCGCATGTGAGAGAGATGCTTAGAATACACTTCCCGCATTTTTCACAGGTTTTTTGTGAGGAAATAATTAGTCTTGTCACAAATGGCGGGCAGTTGCCGCAGGGTGCTCCAAGCAGCCCTCACATCGCTAATCTTGTTATGTCCAAATTCGACGAACGTTGCCAAGAGGCCTCTGATAACCTCAAGACAGTTTATACTCGCTATGCTGATGACATTAGTATTTCGTCAAATGATGCGGCATCTCTTCGCCGAATGGAGAGAGTTGTAAGGATTGGGCTTGATGCACTGGATATGGAAATCCATTCGGAGAAAACAAGGCATCTTGGCCCTCAACAGACTAAACTGGTAACGGGGCTGGATATAGGTGGTTCTCGCATTCGCCCGACACGTGCTTTTCGCAGAAAGACGTCTGCACTTGTGAGGATGTCCGTGAAATATCCAGGAAAGATGAATCGTCACCGAGATACGATCCGTGGCTACCTCGCATTCTGGTATGATATTGATCCGATCGACCCCCAGCTTCCAAGTCTATTGAATCAGATGGCATTGCACCGCTGGGAGGTACGGTTGCGCGCTGCCCAAGAAACAAACCAAAGGCTCTTGCCGATCCAGCCAA
- a CDS encoding MATE family Na+-driven efflux transporter — protein MPRERPNISIGEGRNSLENRFDFHWQSSYPTLYFSNIFNQLGKTLFSSLRLINYGLWIAILLTALLPTVYSTVRIYYLNTLPDTWSVSIAAQSSWLGLAYEVVQEAILMPLYFVFGQVIHNLSELRKRVSIAIIVTLVAYGLLTLGILFGADWLTQAMSQQQALQDMTARYIRLETIGKMIGVLNDIAIIIVVALAWKRILIALVILRALLMITFDSLFVGQFDFSLHLGVQGVAMTNISVATCLLLPTVFILLRAEMFERPRLRKPSAWMRRWLRIAARSGIESAVRNLAFSLMILRLMNEVNEAGLFWVTNSFIWGWLLLPVLALGTLIRQDAGNNGGKLEGRFTGYLWLIAIIVGVWIVTIPGWLWFFKNALGTDEPERILSLTLLMLGFYVVFAFNHVLDSFFYGRGRTDLLLYQSLFVSIFYYGIAFVAYQTGFFAPGLQSIALLFGGGILVDSALTLWQFKNAGYFNVASEKSPQKSGGF, from the coding sequence TTGCCCAGGGAACGGCCTAATATTTCGATTGGAGAAGGCAGAAATTCCCTTGAAAACCGGTTTGACTTCCATTGGCAGAGCTCCTACCCCACCTTATATTTTTCAAATATTTTCAATCAATTAGGCAAAACTTTGTTTTCATCGCTCCGCCTCATCAATTATGGACTCTGGATTGCAATACTACTTACGGCTCTCCTACCAACCGTTTATTCTACTGTTCGGATTTATTACTTAAATACACTTCCGGATACATGGAGTGTCAGTATCGCTGCGCAGTCGTCATGGCTTGGTTTGGCCTACGAAGTCGTGCAAGAGGCAATTCTCATGCCGCTATATTTCGTCTTCGGGCAGGTAATCCACAACCTCTCTGAACTTCGCAAGCGCGTCAGCATTGCAATAATTGTTACTCTTGTAGCCTATGGGCTTTTGACGCTCGGAATTCTGTTTGGAGCTGATTGGTTGACGCAGGCCATGTCGCAACAACAAGCACTGCAGGATATGACAGCACGCTATATCCGACTCGAAACCATAGGAAAGATGATTGGTGTGCTCAATGACATTGCCATCATTATCGTCGTTGCCCTCGCTTGGAAACGCATATTGATCGCCCTGGTCATACTACGAGCCCTTCTCATGATTACATTTGACAGTTTGTTTGTCGGGCAGTTTGATTTTTCACTTCATCTTGGCGTCCAGGGTGTCGCGATGACCAACATTTCTGTAGCTACTTGCCTTCTCCTCCCAACGGTATTCATTCTCCTAAGAGCAGAAATGTTTGAAAGACCACGGCTGCGCAAGCCTTCCGCGTGGATGCGCCGCTGGCTTCGGATTGCCGCCAGATCTGGCATTGAATCCGCCGTCAGAAACCTCGCGTTTTCGCTGATGATCCTGCGTCTAATGAACGAGGTGAATGAAGCCGGTTTGTTTTGGGTTACGAATAGCTTCATCTGGGGATGGCTTCTCCTACCGGTTTTAGCTTTGGGCACACTCATTCGTCAGGACGCTGGCAATAATGGTGGCAAGCTCGAAGGTCGCTTCACAGGTTATCTTTGGCTCATTGCGATCATCGTCGGGGTTTGGATCGTTACAATACCAGGCTGGTTATGGTTCTTTAAAAATGCGCTCGGCACTGACGAGCCGGAACGAATTCTATCACTGACTTTACTGATGCTTGGCTTTTACGTCGTTTTTGCCTTCAACCATGTCCTCGACAGTTTCTTTTATGGAAGGGGACGCACCGATCTATTGCTTTACCAGTCACTTTTTGTTAGCATTTTTTATTACGGGATAGCATTTGTTGCTTATCAAACGGGTTTCTTTGCTCCCGGCCTTCAGAGTATTGCCTTACTGTTTGGTGGTGGAATTTTGGTCGACAGTGCACTCACCCTTTGGCAATTCAAAAACGCTGGTTATTTCAATGTCGCCTCAGAAAAGAGCCCTCAAAAATCCGGAGGGTTTTGA
- a CDS encoding tyrosine-type recombinase/integrase, producing the protein MNLMKSMKNAGWIDVNPVQLYEKQGMKEILPDIILPTEKCLQKLSDRAPGTLTHFAHFLNVTGGRVTEMAKLQWSDISGMGTPIEGRVEAVLRHTKGGKIRTIALRQEAIDILIKIPRSNASQFVFWNGTEHGFYKDPSNLFWEYGQETGFNARLHDLRHKFAIERLKEGWSIYRVQKYIGHGSVLTTERYYLRYLSDAQQASVRADGDNGFR; encoded by the coding sequence ATGAACCTTATGAAATCGATGAAAAATGCTGGGTGGATCGATGTAAATCCGGTTCAGCTTTATGAAAAGCAAGGTATGAAGGAAATATTGCCCGACATAATTTTGCCAACAGAGAAGTGCCTTCAGAAACTTTCTGACCGAGCGCCGGGCACACTGACCCATTTCGCACATTTTTTAAATGTTACAGGCGGACGTGTGACGGAAATGGCAAAACTCCAATGGTCAGATATCTCTGGCATGGGAACCCCGATCGAAGGCCGCGTAGAGGCTGTGCTGCGTCATACGAAAGGTGGGAAAATTCGCACTATAGCATTGCGCCAAGAGGCCATCGATATCCTCATCAAAATCCCTCGCTCGAACGCATCACAGTTTGTGTTCTGGAACGGCACAGAACATGGTTTCTACAAGGATCCTTCGAACCTGTTTTGGGAATACGGCCAAGAAACCGGATTTAACGCGCGCCTTCACGATCTAAGGCATAAGTTCGCCATTGAACGCTTAAAGGAGGGGTGGTCAATTTACAGGGTGCAAAAGTATATTGGGCATGGGTCTGTGTTGACCACAGAGCGCTACTATCTGAGGTATCTGTCGGATGCGCAACAAGCGTCGGTGCGCGCTGATGGAGACAACGGTTTCCGATAA
- a CDS encoding 3'-5' exonuclease yields the protein MSAFQHNGDQKLNEVLSRLEVKAKEQRRRTSVLLLGRYRHSAPDNLNRLRSKHPELDITFKTIHSSKGLEADHVVPLQLNRGRSGFPSEIVDDPLLTMVSPEAEPFAHAKERRVMYVAMTRARESLTLVSSAARPSEFVA from the coding sequence GTGTCTGCGTTCCAACATAATGGCGACCAGAAACTTAATGAAGTATTATCGCGACTTGAGGTCAAAGCAAAGGAACAGCGCCGCCGAACGTCGGTACTGCTCCTCGGGCGCTACAGACATTCTGCGCCGGACAATTTGAACCGGCTCCGTAGCAAGCATCCTGAACTCGATATCACTTTCAAAACGATCCATTCGTCCAAAGGCCTCGAAGCAGATCACGTCGTTCCTCTACAACTCAACCGTGGACGTTCGGGCTTTCCGTCAGAGATCGTAGATGACCCACTGCTAACAATGGTGTCGCCGGAGGCTGAACCCTTTGCACATGCAAAAGAGCGGCGCGTCATGTACGTTGCCATGACGCGAGCGAGGGAAAGCTTGACCTTAGTTTCATCAGCAGCACGTCCTTCAGAATTTGTCGCCTAG
- the istB gene encoding IS21-like element helper ATPase IstB, with translation MTDAPQILLHHHLKKLRLPTFQGEYAKQAQICAAENKDHIQYLARLCEMELIDRERRMIERRIKAAKFPSTKSLDSFDFKIMPSLNKPLTMDLARCDYVDRRENIIALGPSGTGKTHIALGLGLAACQRGLKVRFTTAAALVHDLIEAQDELRLQRMQKQLTSQNLLIIDELGFVPLSKSGAELLFEVISQCYERGSIIITSNLPFDEWTEVFGSERLTGALLDRLTHHVHILEMNGESYRLKHSRKNRQ, from the coding sequence ATGACAGATGCTCCCCAAATCCTTCTGCACCACCACCTCAAGAAGTTGCGCTTGCCAACGTTCCAAGGAGAGTACGCAAAACAAGCCCAAATCTGTGCTGCTGAGAATAAGGACCACATCCAATATCTGGCGCGTCTGTGCGAGATGGAGTTAATTGACCGCGAACGGCGGATGATCGAAAGGCGGATCAAAGCGGCGAAGTTCCCCAGCACCAAAAGCCTGGATAGTTTTGACTTCAAGATCATGCCCAGCTTGAACAAGCCACTGACGATGGACTTGGCTCGATGTGACTACGTGGATCGCAGAGAAAACATTATTGCCCTCGGCCCATCGGGAACGGGCAAGACCCACATAGCTTTAGGACTTGGATTAGCCGCGTGCCAAAGAGGGTTGAAAGTACGGTTCACGACGGCGGCAGCCTTGGTTCATGATCTGATAGAAGCCCAAGATGAGCTCCGATTGCAGCGCATGCAAAAGCAACTGACGAGCCAGAATCTGTTGATCATTGATGAATTAGGCTTCGTTCCTCTGAGTAAATCCGGCGCAGAATTGCTCTTTGAGGTGATCTCGCAGTGCTACGAACGTGGTTCCATCATCATAACCTCAAACCTGCCCTTTGATGAATGGACCGAAGTCTTTGGCTCAGAGCGGCTCACGGGAGCCTTGCTGGATCGTTTGACACATCACGTCCACATCCTTGAGATGAACGGCGAAAGCTATAGGCTCAAACACAGTCGTAAGAACCGCCAGTAG
- the istA gene encoding IS21 family transposase produces MYSVDIYNRVRRACLKDGMSTREAARYFNKDRKTIAKMLRHELPPGYRRSEAPRRPTLDDYVGVIDNILRTDKALIKKQRHTAKRIFERLRDEHGYAGSLTTVTYYVREQKRRTKEVFVPLSHRPGHAQVDFGETLGVIGGVECKIHFFVMSLPHSDAVFVKGYPAETTEAFCDGHVSAFAFFDGIPQSILYDNTKIAVARILGDRTRIRTRRFTELQSHYLFDDKFGRPARGNDKGNVEGMVGYTRRNFMVPAPRCDSFDDLNAHLEAKCLARQDDTLRGHTQTIGQRLVSDFDALMGLPVAEYEACDHVNTRATSISMVRYRSNDYSVPVAYAHHDVHVRGFVHEVIIGCGNEIVARHKRSYLSADMIFDPLHFLPLIEQKVGALDQAAPLQGWNLPDAFATLHRLLEARMGKPGKREYVQVLRLLETFEMDVVQGAIQHAIDLGAIGYDAVKHLVLCRIEKRPPRLDLDFYPYLPKANVGTTRPSSYMSLLGATA; encoded by the coding sequence ATGTATTCTGTGGATATTTATAATCGTGTGCGCCGTGCTTGTTTGAAGGACGGGATGTCTACTCGAGAAGCGGCGCGTTATTTCAACAAGGATCGCAAAACGATAGCCAAGATGTTGCGGCATGAGCTCCCTCCTGGTTATCGGCGTTCAGAAGCCCCGCGTCGCCCAACGCTTGATGATTATGTTGGTGTCATCGATAATATACTGCGTACAGATAAGGCCCTGATCAAAAAGCAGCGCCACACCGCCAAGCGTATTTTTGAGCGTTTGAGGGATGAACACGGGTACGCGGGAAGCTTGACGACAGTGACCTATTACGTTCGCGAACAAAAGCGACGCACTAAAGAGGTGTTTGTACCGTTGTCGCATCGGCCAGGCCACGCGCAGGTTGATTTTGGTGAGACACTTGGCGTGATTGGTGGCGTGGAATGCAAGATCCATTTTTTTGTAATGAGCTTACCGCATTCTGATGCGGTGTTCGTTAAGGGATACCCTGCCGAGACGACGGAAGCATTCTGCGATGGCCATGTGTCCGCCTTTGCGTTCTTTGATGGTATTCCGCAGTCCATTCTCTACGACAACACCAAGATCGCCGTTGCGCGGATACTCGGGGACAGAACGCGTATTCGCACACGTCGGTTCACTGAGCTGCAATCCCATTACCTGTTCGATGACAAGTTCGGGCGACCAGCGCGAGGAAACGATAAAGGCAACGTTGAGGGCATGGTTGGATATACGCGTCGCAACTTCATGGTCCCTGCGCCGCGTTGTGACAGCTTTGATGATTTGAACGCCCATCTGGAAGCGAAGTGTTTAGCACGTCAGGACGATACTTTGCGCGGCCACACCCAAACCATAGGTCAACGTTTGGTATCCGATTTTGATGCGCTGATGGGGTTGCCCGTGGCGGAATATGAAGCCTGCGACCATGTCAACACACGGGCCACTTCGATCTCGATGGTGCGCTATCGCAGCAATGACTACTCGGTGCCGGTGGCTTATGCACACCACGATGTTCATGTGCGTGGGTTTGTACATGAGGTTATCATCGGCTGCGGTAACGAGATCGTTGCACGGCACAAACGATCCTACCTATCCGCGGATATGATCTTTGACCCGCTCCACTTCCTGCCCTTGATTGAGCAGAAGGTGGGGGCTTTGGATCAGGCAGCCCCTTTGCAGGGCTGGAATCTACCGGATGCCTTCGCCACCCTGCACCGACTGCTCGAAGCCAGAATGGGCAAACCGGGCAAGCGAGAATACGTTCAAGTTCTGCGCCTTTTGGAAACATTCGAGATGGACGTTGTGCAAGGCGCAATCCAGCATGCCATTGATCTGGGCGCTATTGGCTATGATGCCGTAAAACACCTTGTGCTATGCCGTATTGAGAAGCGGCCACCGCGATTGGATTTGGACTTCTACCCGTATTTGCCTAAGGCCAATGTCGGCACGACACGCCCATCCAGTTACATGAGCCTGCTGGGAGCCACGGCATGA
- a CDS encoding TRAP transporter permease, translating into MHMLPEGRLNDAFWLLLATGLVGYHLALIFSGLVPNLVSRPLHMAFILPFVLVFGATTRRRLISGIPLAILGVSAALWVAANSDRLGDQYGFLESDFQLFVAITLLGITLEAARRAIGWPLPVVAGLALLYGLYGQHIPGQFGHSGTPTASFLGTLTIAEGGIWGALTGVSVGVVAIFVIFGAVLNAGEAGQGFMNVAAAAAGRLKGGAAKVSVISSALFGSISGSASANVASTGAVTLPAMTKLGYPKRLAAAVEAVASSGGQIMPPLMGAGAFVMVELTGVPYTSIMAAAVLPAFLYFLAVWVGINAYAGRFDLKGVDPADRPARRDVFVTSLFFLVPFSALLWAMFVAKYTPEYAAALAIITGALLLFINVDLKSRREQIVDRFVSAIMNAAKQVSMIAAIILCASIIIGVLSITGLGVKITSLILEGSGGLLWPSLLLTALACLLLGMEVPTTAAYVICVSVAGPALIQLGLEPLQAHLFVFWFALLSTITPPVCGAVFIAAGMVEENWLKVALTAMALGVGLYIIPLGMIANPDILRLAQDPVGALFAMLRIAAGLMLVSHGLIGARKVLSTVLLVGAGLGIVFAAVII; encoded by the coding sequence ATGCACATGCTTCCCGAAGGACGCCTGAACGACGCTTTCTGGTTACTGCTTGCAACGGGGCTTGTAGGATATCATCTGGCGCTGATTTTCTCTGGTCTTGTGCCAAATTTGGTCAGCAGACCGCTCCATATGGCGTTTATTCTGCCGTTTGTGCTGGTGTTTGGCGCAACCACTCGTAGGCGGCTGATCAGTGGGATTCCTCTCGCGATCCTTGGTGTCTCCGCTGCCCTCTGGGTCGCTGCCAACAGTGATCGTCTGGGGGATCAATACGGGTTTCTCGAGAGTGACTTCCAACTGTTTGTCGCCATCACGTTGCTGGGCATCACGCTGGAAGCGGCGCGCCGAGCAATCGGCTGGCCGCTTCCAGTTGTTGCAGGTCTCGCACTGCTCTACGGGCTTTACGGCCAACACATCCCCGGACAATTCGGCCATTCCGGCACCCCCACAGCCAGCTTTTTGGGTACACTCACCATCGCCGAAGGGGGCATCTGGGGTGCACTGACTGGCGTCTCGGTTGGTGTGGTTGCGATTTTCGTTATCTTTGGCGCTGTGTTGAACGCTGGGGAGGCGGGGCAAGGTTTCATGAATGTAGCGGCAGCAGCGGCAGGACGGCTTAAGGGCGGTGCGGCCAAGGTCTCGGTTATCTCCTCCGCGCTGTTCGGGTCTATCTCCGGCTCGGCTTCTGCCAATGTTGCTTCAACCGGTGCCGTCACGTTGCCCGCGATGACCAAACTTGGCTATCCCAAGCGACTGGCGGCCGCGGTCGAGGCCGTCGCATCCTCCGGCGGGCAAATTATGCCGCCTTTGATGGGGGCAGGTGCCTTTGTTATGGTTGAGTTGACGGGCGTGCCTTACACGTCGATCATGGCGGCCGCGGTTCTGCCAGCGTTTCTCTACTTCCTTGCCGTCTGGGTCGGAATCAACGCCTATGCTGGGCGGTTCGATTTGAAGGGCGTAGATCCCGCCGACCGCCCCGCGCGGCGCGATGTGTTTGTCACGTCGTTGTTTTTCCTTGTGCCTTTCTCAGCCCTGCTCTGGGCGATGTTCGTCGCCAAATACACACCGGAATATGCCGCAGCCCTTGCTATCATTACCGGTGCGCTGCTGCTGTTCATCAACGTGGATTTAAAAAGTCGACGCGAGCAGATCGTAGACCGCTTTGTCTCGGCCATCATGAACGCGGCCAAACAAGTGTCGATGATTGCGGCCATAATCTTGTGCGCCTCGATCATTATTGGCGTGCTCTCAATTACGGGGTTAGGCGTTAAGATTACATCGCTAATTCTCGAAGGCTCCGGTGGTCTACTCTGGCCGTCGTTGCTGTTAACGGCGCTTGCTTGCCTGTTGCTTGGGATGGAAGTGCCCACGACGGCTGCCTATGTCATTTGCGTCTCTGTAGCAGGGCCAGCCCTGATACAACTGGGGTTGGAGCCATTACAGGCGCATCTGTTCGTATTCTGGTTCGCGCTGTTGTCCACGATAACACCGCCTGTGTGCGGGGCCGTGTTTATTGCGGCAGGTATGGTCGAGGAAAACTGGTTGAAGGTCGCACTTACCGCGATGGCGCTGGGAGTGGGGCTCTATATTATCCCGCTCGGCATGATTGCCAATCCCGATATCCTGCGGCTCGCGCAAGACCCTGTCGGTGCTCTCTTCGCGATGCTGAGGATCGCTGCTGGCCTGATGCTCGTCTCTCATGGGCTGATCGGGGCGCGTAAGGTTTTATCTACGGTTCTGCTGGTTGGTGCAGGATTGGGAATCGTATTCGCAGCAGTCATCATCTGA